Proteins encoded within one genomic window of Spirulina major PCC 6313:
- a CDS encoding alpha-amylase family glycosyl hydrolase, with the protein MAIHTPDWVKHAVFYQIFPDRFAQGQHPHQSSWRGALEFWQSPPTDQGYKGGDLWGVLEKLDYLQDLGITALYFTPIFQSACNHRYHTHDYYQVDPLLGGDAAFRALRKETQARGIKLVLDGVFNHASRGFFYFNDILENGPHSPWLDWFKVKKWPLSAYDGNYPANYASWVGNRALPQFNHDNPDVREYIMRVGEYWLRQGIDGWRLDVPFEVTTPGFWQEFRQRVKAINPEAYIVGEVWRDSRQWLDGTQFDGVMNYLFTGPTLAFVGGDRIDPAVVELPDYDVYPPIDAAQYAAKMAALIAIYPWEIQLTQLNLLDSHDTPRALTVLGEDAQAFQLATLLMLTFPGAPCIYYGNEVGLSGAMDPDCRRVFPPESEWNQELLAQHQGLIALRDRFPALRTGDYRVVEANGSLYAFTRSLGPAQLLIAVNVGREAIAMPRPTAMQNWPVVYGAPQTEDQITLPPQSACILTNQA; encoded by the coding sequence ATCGCGATTCACACCCCTGACTGGGTTAAACACGCTGTTTTCTACCAAATTTTTCCCGATCGCTTCGCCCAAGGCCAACACCCTCATCAATCGTCTTGGCGCGGCGCTCTCGAATTCTGGCAAAGTCCACCCACTGATCAGGGCTATAAAGGGGGCGATCTGTGGGGTGTTTTAGAAAAGCTCGACTATCTCCAGGACTTGGGGATCACCGCCCTCTACTTCACCCCGATTTTTCAGTCCGCCTGTAACCACCGCTACCACACCCATGATTACTATCAGGTTGACCCCCTCCTGGGCGGGGATGCCGCCTTTCGAGCGTTGCGGAAAGAAACCCAAGCACGCGGGATCAAACTCGTCTTGGATGGCGTGTTTAATCATGCCAGTCGCGGTTTTTTCTATTTCAACGACATTTTAGAAAACGGCCCCCATTCTCCCTGGCTCGACTGGTTTAAGGTCAAAAAATGGCCCCTGTCTGCCTACGATGGCAACTATCCGGCCAACTATGCAAGCTGGGTGGGCAATCGTGCCCTGCCCCAGTTCAACCACGATAACCCCGATGTGCGGGAATACATCATGCGGGTGGGGGAATATTGGTTGCGCCAAGGGATTGATGGCTGGCGGTTGGATGTGCCGTTTGAAGTGACAACACCGGGGTTTTGGCAGGAGTTTCGCCAGCGGGTCAAGGCGATTAATCCAGAGGCTTATATTGTTGGGGAGGTGTGGCGAGATTCCCGGCAGTGGTTGGATGGGACGCAGTTTGATGGGGTGATGAATTATTTATTTACGGGGCCGACGTTGGCCTTTGTGGGGGGCGATCGCATTGACCCCGCCGTTGTGGAACTGCCGGACTATGACGTGTATCCGCCCATTGATGCCGCCCAATACGCCGCCAAAATGGCGGCCCTGATCGCGATCTATCCCTGGGAAATTCAACTCACCCAGCTTAATTTACTCGATAGCCACGACACGCCCCGCGCCCTGACAGTGTTGGGGGAAGATGCCCAGGCGTTCCAGTTAGCGACGCTGTTGATGTTGACCTTTCCCGGCGCACCCTGTATTTACTACGGCAATGAGGTGGGCTTGAGTGGAGCGATGGACCCCGATTGTCGGCGCGTTTTTCCGCCAGAGTCCGAGTGGAATCAGGAATTACTCGCCCAGCATCAAGGGTTGATTGCCCTGCGCGATCGCTTCCCCGCCCTTCGCACCGGAGACTATCGTGTCGTCGAGGCTAACGGCTCCCTCTACGCCTTTACCCGCAGTCTTGGCCCCGCTCAACTCTTGATCGCGGTAAATGTGGGACGGGAGGCGATCGCCATGCCACGCCCCACCGCAATGCAAAATTGGCCTGTGGTCTATGGTGCGCCCCAAACTGAGGATCAAATTACCCTTCCCCCTCAATCTGCCTGCATTCTGACGAATCAAGCCTAA
- the hemC gene encoding hydroxymethylbilane synthase: protein MTASVSTPTRTVRLASRKSQLALVQTYWVKAQLEQHFPHITFEVETMSTQGDKILDVALSKIGDKGLFTKELEVGLLNNTADFAVHSLKDLPTRLPDGLMLGCVTERVEPADALVVHAQHQDKQLATLPPGTVIGTSSLRRLAQLRHHFPHLEFKDIRGNLNTRLQKLDNGEYDAIILAVAGLERLEMSDRIHQVIPGEISLHAVGQGALGIECRDGDQEILDILAALEHAPSKACTLAERSLLRELEGGCQVPIGVNSRIEGDTLTLVGMVASLDGQQLIKNTISGPVEQAEQLGANLAAMLKEQGAGEILAAIFAEINR from the coding sequence ATGACCGCATCCGTCTCAACCCCCACCCGCACTGTGCGCCTCGCCTCACGGAAAAGCCAATTGGCATTGGTGCAAACCTATTGGGTTAAAGCACAACTTGAACAGCATTTTCCCCACATCACCTTTGAAGTCGAAACCATGAGTACTCAAGGGGATAAGATTCTCGATGTGGCGCTTTCCAAAATTGGGGATAAGGGTCTGTTTACCAAGGAACTCGAAGTCGGCTTGCTCAACAATACCGCTGATTTTGCGGTGCATTCCCTCAAAGATTTACCGACCCGCTTGCCCGATGGGTTGATGTTGGGCTGTGTGACAGAACGGGTTGAGCCGGCGGATGCGCTGGTGGTTCATGCCCAGCATCAGGATAAGCAACTGGCCACGTTGCCCCCAGGTACGGTGATTGGCACGTCATCGCTGCGGCGTTTGGCACAGTTGCGCCACCATTTCCCCCATTTGGAATTCAAGGATATTCGCGGCAATCTTAATACTCGTTTACAGAAACTCGATAATGGGGAATATGACGCGATTATTTTGGCGGTGGCGGGGTTGGAGCGGTTGGAGATGAGCGATCGCATCCATCAAGTCATTCCCGGTGAAATTTCCCTCCATGCCGTCGGCCAAGGTGCGTTAGGCATTGAATGTCGTGATGGTGATCAAGAAATCCTCGATATTCTCGCCGCCCTCGAACACGCCCCCAGTAAAGCCTGCACCCTCGCGGAACGATCCCTATTGCGGGAACTCGAAGGCGGTTGCCAAGTGCCCATTGGGGTGAATAGCCGCATTGAAGGCGATACCCTCACCCTCGTCGGTATGGTGGCGAGTTTAGACGGTCAACAGTTGATCAAAAACACGATCAGCGGTCCTGTGGAGCAAGCGGAGCAACTGGGGGCAAATCTTGCAGCCATGCTCAAAGAACAGGGTGCGGGCGAAATTCTCGCTGCTATCTTTGCAGAAATCAATCGCTAA
- the ilvN gene encoding acetolactate synthase small subunit has product MKHTLSVLVEDEAGVLTRIAGLFARRGFNIESLAVGPAEQLGISRITMVVPGDDQIIEQLTKQLYKLINVLKVQDITQTPCVERELMLVKVNASASNRAEVIELTQVFRARIVDISDETLTIEVVGDPGKLVALIQMLNKFGLREVSRTGKIALTRESGVNTEYLKLLEAKV; this is encoded by the coding sequence ATGAAACACACATTATCTGTCTTGGTCGAAGATGAGGCCGGAGTCCTGACCCGAATCGCAGGACTCTTTGCCCGACGGGGCTTCAATATTGAGAGCTTGGCGGTGGGCCCGGCTGAACAACTGGGCATTTCTCGGATCACCATGGTTGTACCCGGTGATGATCAAATTATTGAGCAACTCACGAAACAACTTTACAAATTAATTAACGTTTTAAAAGTTCAAGACATTACCCAAACGCCCTGTGTCGAACGGGAATTAATGTTGGTTAAGGTGAATGCTTCGGCCTCCAATCGGGCGGAAGTGATTGAACTCACTCAGGTTTTCCGGGCGCGAATTGTGGATATTTCCGATGAGACCCTCACGATTGAAGTGGTGGGCGATCCCGGTAAGCTGGTGGCGTTGATTCAAATGTTGAATAAGTTCGGCTTGCGGGAAGTGTCCCGGACGGGCAAAATTGCCCTCACCCGTGAATCTGGGGTGAATACGGAATATTTGAAGTTGCTCGAAGCCAAAGTTTAG
- the sixA gene encoding phosphohistidine phosphatase SixA codes for MRLYLIRHGIAADRARYSQDAERPLTEKGRKKTQQVAQRLVQLGITVDVLLSSPLVRAHQTAEIFQQAGLAPSVDLFPPLAPEGDLNLWVNWYTVQSLNAIALVGHQPDLGQWAEQLVWGKSSDRLTVKKAGIIGLRLNPTGNPIGNAELVLLTSPKWLL; via the coding sequence ATGCGTCTTTACCTGATTCGTCATGGGATAGCCGCCGATCGCGCCCGTTATTCTCAGGATGCCGAACGTCCCCTCACGGAGAAGGGACGCAAAAAAACCCAACAAGTCGCCCAACGACTCGTCCAGTTGGGCATCACCGTGGATGTGCTTCTCTCTAGTCCGTTGGTGCGGGCCCATCAAACGGCGGAGATTTTCCAACAGGCAGGACTGGCCCCCAGTGTTGATCTGTTTCCCCCGTTAGCACCGGAGGGGGATCTTAATCTGTGGGTCAATTGGTATACGGTGCAATCGTTGAATGCGATCGCCCTCGTCGGCCATCAACCGGATCTGGGGCAATGGGCCGAGCAACTGGTCTGGGGAAAGAGTAGCGATCGCCTCACCGTCAAAAAAGCCGGCATCATTGGCCTTCGCCTCAACCCCACCGGCAACCCCATCGGCAACGCGGAACTCGTTCTGCTCACCTCGCCAAAATGGTTGCTTTAA
- a CDS encoding RNA-guided endonuclease InsQ/TnpB family protein — protein sequence MKTLKFKLYQHKRNRYLKRTINAAGRIYNHCVALHKRYYRMWGKHLNCARLQKHIAKLRKRNPWWLQVGSQAVQDICQRIEKAYQLFFKHNKKGVRLPNFKKTRKYKSFTLKQAGYKFLGGNRVRIGNKVYQYWNSRPIEGKVKTVTIKRTPLGELFMIVTVDTLSEPQVKTETGNIAGFDFGLKTFLTCSEGFKIDAPLFFKQSLNSVRKASRELSRKQKGSANRERARLNLARKHEDIAHRRRDWFWKLAHQLTNQFDVLCFETLNLKAMQRLWGRKVSDLAFREFLQILEWVATKKGKRVVYVDRWFPSSKTCSSCGHILEHLDLETRHWRCPSCSTENDRDENAAMNIKVAGASAIGLGDVRQALPAIAV from the coding sequence ATGAAAACGCTCAAGTTCAAGCTCTACCAGCATAAGCGGAATAGATACCTCAAGCGGACAATCAATGCCGCAGGGCGTATCTACAACCATTGTGTTGCCCTCCACAAACGGTACTACCGAATGTGGGGCAAGCACTTGAACTGCGCCCGACTGCAAAAACACATCGCCAAGCTTCGGAAACGGAACCCCTGGTGGTTGCAGGTGGGTTCTCAAGCCGTACAGGATATCTGCCAACGAATTGAGAAAGCGTATCAACTGTTCTTCAAACACAACAAAAAAGGCGTTCGCCTGCCAAACTTTAAGAAGACCCGAAAGTACAAATCCTTCACCCTCAAGCAAGCTGGGTACAAATTCCTCGGTGGCAACCGGGTCAGGATTGGGAACAAAGTCTATCAATATTGGAACTCTCGCCCCATTGAGGGCAAGGTCAAGACCGTGACGATTAAACGAACTCCCTTGGGAGAACTGTTCATGATTGTCACGGTAGATACCCTGTCAGAACCCCAAGTCAAAACCGAGACAGGTAACATTGCTGGTTTTGATTTTGGACTTAAGACGTTTCTGACCTGTTCTGAGGGATTCAAGATTGATGCCCCCTTGTTCTTCAAGCAGTCACTTAACTCGGTTCGCAAAGCGAGTCGAGAGTTGTCCCGTAAGCAAAAGGGTTCAGCGAATCGAGAACGTGCCCGATTGAACTTAGCCCGCAAGCATGAAGATATTGCCCATCGACGGCGGGACTGGTTTTGGAAGTTAGCCCATCAACTGACGAATCAGTTTGATGTGCTGTGTTTTGAAACCTTGAACCTCAAGGCGATGCAGCGGCTTTGGGGGCGTAAGGTGAGTGATTTGGCGTTTCGGGAGTTTCTGCAAATCCTGGAGTGGGTGGCGACGAAGAAGGGGAAGCGGGTGGTCTATGTTGACCGCTGGTTCCCTTCGAGCAAGACCTGTTCAAGTTGTGGTCATATTTTGGAGCATCTGGATTTAGAGACTCGCCATTGGCGGTGTCCCAGTTGCTCGACAGAGAATGACCGGGATGAGAATGCGGCGATGAATATTAAAGTGGCTGGGGCTTCAGCCATTGGGTTAGGTGATGTCAGACAGGCGTTGCCTGCTATTGCTGTTTGA
- a CDS encoding cation diffusion facilitator family transporter, with the protein MVMQSPRDQVRYVLILTLGFNLLVMAIKAGLGFWTGSLSLQADALHSVTDSANNVLGLVANRWSSPHPDREHPYGHQKFEAVGALGIAAFLGITCFEILRSAVTRLWLGASPVNVSGGELWLLLLVLGINIFVAFYERRVGLRLDSPLLIADAKHTMSDVWVTIVVLAGMIGLWQSRVWDLPQLLWLDIVLAFPVALLVFRSGWEVLRDNLPWLVDEIAIAPEAIYQVTMTVPGVVNCHDIASRGLLGRQVFIEMHMIVEAQDVETAHEITEAVEQALDERFGPVRVLIHIEPPDYESEQISFGLQES; encoded by the coding sequence ATGGTAATGCAATCCCCACGGGATCAAGTTCGTTACGTGTTGATCCTCACCCTCGGTTTTAACCTCCTGGTCATGGCGATTAAAGCCGGACTGGGGTTTTGGACTGGGTCGTTGAGTTTACAAGCCGATGCGCTCCACAGTGTGACGGACAGCGCCAACAATGTGTTGGGTCTTGTGGCGAATCGCTGGTCTTCCCCACACCCGGATCGCGAACATCCCTATGGTCATCAAAAATTTGAGGCGGTGGGGGCGCTGGGAATTGCCGCATTTTTGGGCATTACCTGTTTTGAAATCCTGCGCTCGGCGGTGACGCGGCTTTGGCTGGGGGCGAGTCCGGTGAATGTGTCGGGGGGGGAGTTGTGGTTATTACTGCTGGTGTTGGGGATTAATATTTTTGTGGCGTTCTATGAACGGCGGGTGGGGCTGCGGTTGGATAGCCCGCTGTTGATTGCCGATGCGAAGCATACGATGAGTGATGTGTGGGTGACGATCGTGGTGCTGGCGGGGATGATTGGGCTGTGGCAGAGTCGAGTGTGGGATCTGCCGCAGTTGCTGTGGTTGGATATTGTGCTGGCGTTTCCGGTGGCGTTGTTGGTGTTTCGCAGTGGTTGGGAGGTGCTGCGGGATAATTTGCCGTGGTTAGTGGATGAGATTGCGATCGCACCAGAAGCGATTTATCAAGTCACCATGACGGTGCCGGGGGTGGTGAACTGTCATGACATTGCCTCACGGGGTTTGTTGGGGCGGCAGGTTTTTATCGAAATGCACATGATTGTTGAGGCTCAGGATGTGGAAACAGCCCACGAGATTACCGAAGCGGTGGAACAGGCTCTAGATGAACGGTTTGGCCCGGTGCGGGTGTTGATTCACATCGAACCGCCGGACTATGAATCGGAGCAGATCAGTTTTGGTCTGCAAGAATCATGA
- a CDS encoding DUF4327 family protein, which translates to MSVNTLTAPTPDAEYDAGLHYSVSMLQDEARQLVERGLVSRQQPIYVLCQHIPAREWVYVECELAKCEYLLRDRIVDLIGAQSWDND; encoded by the coding sequence ATGAGTGTAAATACATTAACGGCTCCCACTCCAGATGCAGAGTATGATGCTGGGCTCCACTATTCGGTTTCAATGCTGCAAGACGAAGCTCGTCAATTGGTCGAACGGGGCTTGGTGAGCCGCCAACAACCTATTTATGTGCTGTGCCAACATATTCCTGCCCGCGAATGGGTGTATGTGGAATGCGAGTTGGCGAAGTGTGAATATTTGCTGCGCGATCGCATCGTGGACTTGATCGGCGCACAATCTTGGGACAACGATTAA
- a CDS encoding glycoside hydrolase family 3 N-terminal domain-containing protein, protein MDGERLRSQIGQMIVVRASGHLLDHQIPYPQWEATAAQLHHWITDWQIGGVILLGGTVTEVAVRTEQLQAWADTPLLIAADIEEGVGQRFAGATWFPPPMALSAIADPAQADPLATQMGAITAAEALSIGVNWILAPVVDVNNNPNNPVINVRAFGEDPATVGRLAAAFIQGCHQYPVLTSAKHFPGHGDTQTDSHLHLPSLTHDRDRLQQVELPPFQAAIAAGVDSVMSGHLLIPAWDDTAPATLSAPILTGQLRQTLGFEGLIVTDALVMGGVANWASPAEVAVQAVAAGADIILMPADPEAAILAIAAAVETGRIPAAQIAATADRIAAAKAKLAPPPTGMISDRLTTLASPHAQTTVHTILHHSLHTHALDAYQAPEPAAQPINFVVAHSLFTCDFLSRTAPAIALPQHHGYQLRCLEPEQLLEFPWDTLHTPSLLQLFIRGNPFRGTASLAPAIQTQLKGLLRDQKIGAAILYGSPYLAQWLMKDCPPQFPWAFTYGQMPSAQHMVLETLFPSQNQTRSMIQGIGDEFI, encoded by the coding sequence ATGGATGGGGAACGCTTGCGATCGCAAATTGGCCAAATGATCGTCGTCCGGGCATCGGGGCATCTCCTCGACCACCAAATCCCCTACCCCCAATGGGAAGCCACCGCCGCCCAACTTCATCACTGGATTACCGATTGGCAGATCGGCGGCGTGATTCTCCTGGGGGGAACGGTGACGGAAGTGGCCGTTCGTACCGAGCAATTGCAAGCCTGGGCCGACACACCGCTACTGATTGCCGCCGACATTGAAGAAGGGGTGGGGCAACGGTTTGCGGGCGCGACTTGGTTCCCACCGCCCATGGCCTTGAGTGCGATCGCCGACCCCGCCCAGGCTGACCCATTGGCCACCCAGATGGGCGCGATCACCGCCGCCGAAGCCCTCAGCATCGGGGTGAACTGGATTTTAGCCCCGGTGGTGGATGTGAACAACAATCCCAACAATCCCGTGATTAACGTGCGGGCCTTCGGCGAAGATCCCGCCACCGTCGGGCGTTTAGCCGCTGCCTTCATCCAAGGCTGCCATCAATACCCCGTCCTCACCAGTGCCAAACATTTTCCCGGCCATGGCGATACCCAAACGGATTCCCACCTCCACCTCCCCAGCCTGACCCACGATCGCGATCGCCTCCAGCAGGTCGAACTTCCCCCCTTCCAAGCGGCGATCGCCGCCGGAGTCGATAGTGTCATGTCCGGCCATCTCCTGATCCCCGCCTGGGACGACACCGCCCCCGCCACCCTCTCCGCCCCGATCCTCACCGGCCAACTGCGGCAAACCTTGGGTTTTGAAGGCTTAATCGTCACCGATGCGTTGGTGATGGGCGGCGTGGCCAATTGGGCCAGCCCGGCAGAAGTGGCCGTGCAAGCCGTGGCCGCCGGAGCCGATATTATCCTGATGCCCGCCGACCCCGAAGCCGCAATCCTCGCCATCGCTGCCGCTGTTGAAACCGGACGCATTCCCGCCGCTCAGATCGCCGCCACCGCCGATCGCATCGCCGCCGCCAAAGCCAAACTCGCCCCCCCACCCACCGGGATGATCAGCGATCGCCTCACCACCCTCGCCAGTCCCCACGCCCAAACCACCGTCCACACCATCCTCCACCACTCCCTCCACACCCACGCCCTCGACGCATACCAAGCCCCCGAACCCGCCGCTCAACCGATCAATTTTGTCGTCGCCCATTCCCTGTTCACCTGCGACTTCCTCAGTCGCACCGCCCCGGCGATCGCCCTGCCCCAGCACCACGGCTACCAACTCCGCTGCCTCGAACCCGAACAACTCCTCGAATTTCCCTGGGACACCCTCCACACCCCCAGCCTGCTCCAACTCTTCATCCGGGGGAATCCCTTTCGCGGCACCGCTAGCCTTGCCCCCGCCATTCAAACACAACTTAAGGGTTTATTAAGAGACCAAAAGATCGGGGCCGCGATCCTTTACGGTAGTCCTTATCTGGCCCAATGGCTGATGAAAGACTGTCCACCCCAATTTCCTTGGGCATTTACCTACGGTCAGATGCCAAGCGCACAGCATATGGTGCTTGAGACCCTCTTTCCGTCTCAAAATCAAACCCGTTCAATGATTCAGGGCATTGGAGATGAATTTATATAA
- a CDS encoding GldG family protein, translating to MKLPVFLKHKVWRSLLIWVGPCLLTTGFVILGLGQGSRLLAGLFVGVGSLITLVAVEQRLGIVSRLSQRRSAQVGTNAIAATVAMVVILGCVNVLAVRYGVQVDMTETQLFTLSPQTETLVKSLAEPLTVWIFEPVPDSIDQTLLKNYSRLNPNFRYVYADPATEVSAANRFGVEVIGEVHLEYGRKTLLIQTLRQEESLAELQITNGIEKILRDRQPHVYFLQGHGELPLDPVEGGLYQAVTSLEEKGYQVSPLDLAVETQIPLDTTVLVVASPERALFAGEVDAIATYLNEGGSVFVLLDPETFSGLEPLLADWGIRLDGRLVIDASGAGNAANLGPATPIVTQYGGHPITLDFQNGISFYPLAQAIRIDDADDVIATPLAITSAESWAEQNVSSETLEFDPDEDLEGPLNLGVALTQPVEADRVAERLAELDRDNDLLSLDDPLEVGEELGPEADAIDDDAAATADEDETPEEAETVDEEDEEDDAEPEARLVVFGNATFATNGWFEQQLNGDMFLNSVKWLADEDEQLLSIRPKTLENRRIILSVEQSRLLGWLAVIVFPALGFMMAGVIWWQRR from the coding sequence ATGAAATTGCCCGTTTTTCTCAAGCATAAAGTTTGGCGATCCCTGCTGATTTGGGTTGGCCCCTGTCTCTTGACCACCGGTTTCGTCATTCTGGGATTAGGTCAGGGTTCGCGGTTGCTCGCGGGCCTGTTTGTGGGCGTGGGGAGCTTGATTACCTTGGTGGCGGTGGAACAGCGTCTTGGGATTGTGTCCCGATTATCCCAACGGCGTTCTGCTCAGGTGGGGACGAATGCGATCGCGGCCACGGTGGCGATGGTGGTGATTCTGGGCTGCGTGAATGTGTTGGCGGTCCGCTACGGGGTTCAAGTCGATATGACAGAAACCCAGCTATTCACCCTCTCCCCCCAAACCGAAACCTTGGTAAAGTCCCTCGCCGAACCCCTCACCGTTTGGATTTTTGAACCAGTTCCCGATTCGATTGATCAAACATTACTGAAAAACTACAGCCGCTTAAACCCGAATTTTCGCTATGTCTACGCTGACCCGGCCACGGAGGTATCGGCGGCGAATCGGTTTGGGGTGGAGGTGATCGGGGAAGTGCATTTGGAATATGGGCGTAAAACCCTGTTGATCCAAACCTTGCGGCAAGAGGAATCCCTGGCGGAATTGCAAATCACCAACGGCATTGAAAAGATTCTGCGCGATCGCCAACCCCATGTTTATTTTCTCCAAGGTCATGGTGAATTGCCCCTCGACCCCGTGGAAGGCGGACTCTATCAAGCCGTCACCAGCCTCGAAGAAAAAGGCTATCAAGTTAGCCCCTTAGATCTCGCCGTAGAAACTCAGATTCCCCTAGATACTACGGTGCTCGTGGTGGCTAGTCCAGAGCGGGCCTTGTTTGCCGGGGAAGTGGATGCGATCGCCACCTATCTCAATGAAGGCGGCAGCGTCTTCGTCCTCCTCGACCCGGAAACCTTCTCCGGCCTTGAACCCCTCCTCGCGGATTGGGGGATTCGACTCGATGGCCGCTTGGTAATTGATGCCTCTGGGGCGGGCAATGCCGCCAATCTCGGCCCCGCCACCCCCATCGTTACCCAATACGGCGGCCACCCGATCACCCTCGATTTCCAAAACGGCATTTCCTTCTATCCCCTCGCCCAAGCCATCCGGATCGACGATGCCGACGATGTGATCGCCACCCCCCTGGCGATCACCAGTGCTGAAAGTTGGGCGGAACAAAATGTCTCCTCGGAAACCCTGGAGTTTGACCCCGATGAAGATCTCGAAGGCCCCTTAAACCTGGGCGTAGCCCTCACCCAACCGGTGGAGGCGGATCGGGTGGCGGAACGTTTGGCCGAGCTAGATCGGGACAATGATCTGCTCTCCCTGGATGATCCGCTGGAGGTGGGGGAGGAACTGGGCCCGGAGGCTGATGCGATCGACGATGACGCAGCGGCAACGGCCGATGAGGACGAAACCCCGGAGGAAGCGGAGACGGTGGATGAAGAGGACGAGGAGGATGATGCAGAACCCGAAGCGCGGCTGGTGGTGTTTGGTAATGCCACCTTTGCGACCAATGGCTGGTTTGAGCAGCAACTCAATGGCGATATGTTCTTAAATTCCGTCAAGTGGCTGGCCGATGAGGATGAACAGTTGCTCTCGATTCGTCCGAAAACCTTAGAAAATCGCCGCATCATCCTTTCGGTGGAGCAATCGCGGTTACTGGGCTGGTTAGCGGTGATTGTGTTTCCGGCGTTGGGGTTCATGATGGCGGGGGTGATTTGGTGGCAACGGCGTTAG
- the cobT gene encoding nicotinate mononucleotide-dependent phosphoribosyltransferase CobT — translation MIKLYTQHHGGQAWLEQQRGKRPHFACILGFTATGLHPGISAAGATPQDRQYTAIADAEFLINGPHPTPAFPLPPLEVGASPVLITRAVVAGLGVPLSLFNAGLPQPPAVPAIDLRGQSAACVATGAALPLETVRHLLDQGMAWGARLGSSDHPLWIGECVVGGTTTALAVLMGLGIAAEGKINSSHPHCNHGQKEQIVQQGLAIAALGPDPDPLAVLAAVGDPMQCVAAGMAIAASRSGGVLLAGGTQMLAVYALAQAIAPTHHLPWNPERIVVGTTRWVAEDPSGDTVGLAHAIGPVPLLATQLNFTHAKTPTLRAYEQGYVKEGVGAGGAAIAATLYGQWDNETLVAAIDAIAHRERTKS, via the coding sequence ATGATCAAACTTTATACTCAGCATCACGGTGGCCAAGCTTGGCTAGAGCAGCAGCGGGGCAAACGTCCCCATTTTGCCTGTATCTTGGGCTTTACAGCAACCGGACTTCACCCCGGCATCTCTGCCGCCGGGGCAACACCCCAGGATCGTCAATATACCGCGATCGCTGATGCCGAGTTTTTGATCAACGGGCCCCACCCCACTCCCGCCTTTCCCTTGCCGCCGTTGGAGGTGGGAGCTTCGCCGGTGTTAATTACGCGGGCAGTGGTGGCGGGGTTGGGGGTTCCCCTGTCGTTATTCAATGCCGGATTGCCCCAACCTCCCGCCGTCCCCGCGATTGATCTGAGGGGGCAGAGTGCCGCCTGTGTGGCCACCGGGGCGGCACTACCGCTGGAAACGGTGCGCCATCTGTTGGATCAAGGTATGGCTTGGGGGGCCCGCTTGGGATCGTCGGATCATCCGCTCTGGATTGGGGAATGTGTGGTGGGGGGGACAACCACGGCCCTGGCGGTGTTGATGGGGTTGGGAATTGCCGCCGAGGGCAAAATCAACAGTTCCCATCCCCACTGCAACCATGGGCAAAAAGAGCAGATTGTGCAACAGGGGTTAGCGATCGCCGCCCTTGGCCCTGACCCTGATCCGCTGGCGGTGTTGGCGGCCGTGGGTGATCCGATGCAATGTGTGGCGGCGGGGATGGCGATCGCTGCCAGTCGGAGCGGGGGGGTATTGTTGGCCGGTGGCACGCAAATGTTGGCCGTCTATGCCCTGGCCCAAGCGATCGCCCCCACTCACCACCTACCGTGGAACCCAGAACGGATCGTAGTAGGCACAACGCGCTGGGTGGCCGAAGATCCCAGCGGTGACACCGTTGGCCTCGCCCACGCCATTGGCCCTGTGCCCCTTCTCGCCACCCAACTCAACTTTACCCACGCCAAAACCCCCACCCTCCGCGCCTATGAGCAAGGCTATGTCAAGGAAGGGGTGGGGGCAGGGGGAGCCGCGATCGCAGCAACGCTCTATGGTCAATGGGACAATGAAACCCTTGTGGCCGCGATCGACGCGATCGCCCACCGCGAGCGCACCAAATCCTAG